A single region of the Microbulbifer sp. MKSA007 genome encodes:
- the tdh gene encoding L-threonine 3-dehydrogenase: MKALSKLKSEVGIWLTDVETPTPGHNDLLIKIHKTAICGTDMHIYNWDEWSQKTIPVPMVVGHEYVGEVVGMGQEVAGFQVGDRVSGEGHITCGHCRNCRAGRRHLCRNTYGVGVDRPGAFAEYLVIPALNAFKIPDNISDDLASIFDPLGNAVHTALSFDLVGEDVLITGAGPIGIMAAAVAKHVGARHVVITDINEYRLDLARKMGATRAVNVAKENLSDVMNELGMSEGFDVGLEMSGVPVAFRDMIAAMNHGGKIAMLGIPAGEMAIDWGQVIFKGLMIKGIYGREMFETWYKMASLIQSGLDLTPIITHQFSIDDFQQGFDTMGSGESGKVILNWK; this comes from the coding sequence ATGAAAGCACTATCCAAGCTGAAATCTGAAGTGGGAATCTGGCTCACCGATGTGGAAACCCCCACACCGGGTCACAACGACCTGCTGATCAAGATTCACAAAACCGCGATTTGCGGTACCGACATGCATATCTACAACTGGGATGAATGGTCTCAAAAGACTATTCCTGTCCCTATGGTGGTAGGCCACGAATATGTGGGTGAAGTTGTCGGTATGGGGCAGGAAGTTGCAGGTTTCCAGGTGGGCGACCGTGTTTCCGGTGAAGGCCATATTACCTGCGGCCACTGCCGCAACTGTCGCGCCGGCCGCCGCCACTTGTGCCGCAACACTTACGGTGTCGGTGTAGACCGCCCCGGAGCTTTTGCCGAGTATCTGGTAATCCCCGCGCTCAATGCCTTCAAGATCCCGGATAACATTTCTGACGATCTCGCCTCTATTTTCGATCCCCTCGGTAATGCGGTACACACGGCCCTGTCTTTCGACCTGGTGGGCGAAGATGTACTGATTACCGGCGCCGGCCCTATCGGTATTATGGCCGCAGCAGTCGCCAAACATGTTGGCGCACGCCATGTAGTTATCACCGATATCAATGAATACCGCCTGGACCTGGCACGCAAGATGGGCGCCACCCGCGCCGTAAACGTTGCCAAGGAAAACCTCAGCGATGTGATGAACGAGCTGGGAATGAGCGAAGGCTTTGATGTTGGCCTGGAGATGTCCGGCGTACCCGTCGCCTTCCGCGATATGATCGCGGCGATGAACCACGGGGGCAAAATTGCCATGCTCGGTATCCCTGCAGGTGAAATGGCGATCGACTGGGGGCAGGTTATTTTTAAAGGCCTGATGATCAAAGGTATTTACGGCCGTGAGATGTTTGAGACCTGGTACAAAATGGCCAGCCTGATTCAATCCGGCCTGGATTTAACCCCAATTATTACTCACCAGTTTTCGATCGATGACTTCCAACAAGGCTTCGATACCATGGGATCTGGTGAATCCGGTAAGGTTATCCTGAACTGGAAATAA
- a CDS encoding glycine C-acetyltransferase has product MSKPEQFFEHLRSELKQIDADGLYKRERIITSQQAAEIQVNNDTQVLNFCANNYLGLANHPDLIEAAKEGLEQYGFGMASVRFICGTQDIHKALESRLSEFLQTEDTILYTSCFDANGGLFETLLGPEDAIISDSLNHASIIDGVRLCKAKRYRYANNDMAELEKQLQAADAAGAKTKLIATDGVFSMDGVIANLKAVCDLADQYNALVMVDDSHAVGFLGDHGRGTHEYCDVIERVDIITGTLGKALGGASGGFTSGRKEIIDMLRQRSRPYLFSNSVAPAIVTASLKVLDMLTEGGELREQLRDNSAYFRKRMSEAGFTLAGADHPIIPVMIGDAALAQKMADKMLERGIYVVGFFYPVVPKGQARIRTQMSAAHTREQLDQCIDAFIEVGRELNII; this is encoded by the coding sequence ATGTCAAAGCCAGAACAATTCTTTGAGCACCTGCGCAGCGAACTCAAACAGATCGATGCAGACGGCCTGTACAAACGCGAGCGGATTATTACCTCCCAGCAGGCCGCTGAGATCCAGGTGAACAACGACACCCAGGTACTGAATTTTTGTGCGAACAACTACCTGGGCCTGGCTAACCACCCGGACCTGATTGAAGCGGCCAAAGAGGGGCTCGAACAGTACGGCTTCGGCATGGCATCGGTGCGTTTTATCTGCGGCACCCAGGACATTCACAAAGCGCTGGAATCGCGCCTGTCTGAGTTCCTGCAAACCGAAGACACCATCCTTTATACCTCCTGCTTCGACGCCAATGGCGGCCTGTTTGAAACTCTGCTGGGCCCGGAAGATGCCATCATCTCCGATTCCCTCAACCACGCTTCTATCATCGACGGCGTGCGCCTGTGTAAAGCCAAACGCTACCGTTACGCCAACAACGATATGGCGGAACTGGAGAAGCAACTGCAGGCCGCAGACGCCGCTGGCGCCAAGACCAAGCTGATCGCCACCGACGGCGTTTTCTCTATGGACGGAGTTATCGCCAACCTCAAAGCCGTTTGCGATTTGGCCGACCAGTACAATGCCCTGGTAATGGTGGACGACTCCCACGCAGTGGGCTTCCTCGGAGACCACGGCCGTGGCACCCATGAATACTGCGATGTGATTGAGCGCGTCGATATTATTACCGGCACCCTGGGCAAGGCCTTGGGCGGCGCTTCCGGCGGCTTTACTTCCGGCCGCAAGGAAATTATCGATATGCTGCGCCAGCGTTCGCGCCCCTATCTGTTCTCCAACTCCGTGGCCCCGGCAATCGTCACCGCCTCCCTGAAAGTGTTGGATATGCTGACTGAAGGCGGCGAGCTGCGTGAACAACTACGTGACAACTCCGCTTACTTCCGCAAGCGTATGTCTGAAGCCGGCTTTACCCTGGCCGGAGCCGACCACCCGATCATCCCGGTGATGATCGGCGATGCTGCCCTGGCGCAGAAAATGGCTGACAAGATGCTGGAGCGCGGTATCTACGTAGTGGGCTTCTTCTATCCGGTAGTGCCCAAGGGTCAAGCCCGCATCCGCACCCAGATGTCCGCCGCCCACACCCGCGAGCAGCTCGACCAGTGTATCGATGCCTTCATTGAAGTTGGCCGTGAACTGAATATTATCTAA
- a CDS encoding aldehyde dehydrogenase family protein, translating into MTDFSKLHTDKLFINGEWREPLGTSSHPVINPATEEMICQVVEGSAEDVDIAVAAARSAFRKWRHTSADQRSALLNAIADGMEERKEDLIQAISQTLGCPAHITRWLHVDGPIYAMRYYAGRTSIMEETEKAAHSVLIREPIGVCGFITPWNYPLHQFVGKVAPALAAGCTMITKPSETTPLQDFVMAEIIQAAGVPAGVFNLIPGAGSVVGAELSSHPGIDMVSFTGSTRAGVEVAKAAAPTVKRVTQELGGKSPLIITPDADLKAAVRWGCEDVFINSGQTCTALTRMLVPAEHYEEAVEVAKQVAEEVAMGTDANAFMGPLSSARQLEIVRGYIKKGIEEGARLVTGGLDLPTELDKGFYVKPTVFADVHNDMAIAREEIFGPVTCLIPYKDMDEAVAIANDTEYGLSSGVWAKDAESAMPIVRRIEAGLCFVNGGEFNYDAPFGGYKRSGNGREFGEAGLGEFIELKSVQLPA; encoded by the coding sequence ATGACAGATTTCAGCAAGCTGCATACCGACAAACTGTTTATCAATGGTGAGTGGCGCGAGCCCCTCGGCACCAGTTCCCATCCTGTGATCAACCCCGCCACTGAAGAAATGATTTGCCAGGTGGTGGAAGGCTCTGCTGAGGATGTGGATATTGCCGTTGCCGCTGCCCGCAGCGCCTTTCGCAAGTGGCGCCATACCAGCGCAGATCAGCGCTCAGCCCTGCTAAATGCCATTGCTGACGGTATGGAAGAGCGCAAGGAAGACTTGATCCAGGCGATCTCACAAACCCTGGGTTGCCCCGCCCATATCACCCGTTGGTTGCATGTGGATGGCCCTATCTACGCCATGCGTTACTACGCCGGTCGCACCTCCATAATGGAAGAGACCGAAAAGGCGGCCCACTCGGTATTAATCCGGGAGCCGATTGGCGTGTGTGGCTTTATTACCCCCTGGAATTACCCTCTGCACCAATTTGTCGGCAAAGTAGCGCCAGCCCTCGCAGCGGGCTGCACCATGATTACCAAGCCTTCGGAAACCACTCCGCTGCAGGATTTCGTCATGGCGGAGATTATCCAAGCAGCCGGTGTGCCTGCGGGCGTATTTAACCTGATCCCCGGTGCTGGCTCGGTCGTCGGCGCAGAGCTGTCATCCCACCCGGGAATCGATATGGTGTCCTTTACCGGCTCCACCCGTGCAGGCGTTGAAGTTGCCAAGGCTGCAGCGCCCACAGTTAAAAGGGTAACCCAGGAGCTGGGTGGCAAATCGCCTCTGATTATCACCCCGGACGCGGATCTCAAAGCAGCGGTTCGCTGGGGCTGCGAAGATGTATTTATTAACAGCGGCCAAACCTGTACCGCACTCACCCGTATGCTGGTTCCCGCTGAGCACTATGAAGAGGCGGTGGAAGTTGCCAAGCAGGTGGCTGAAGAAGTAGCCATGGGCACCGATGCCAATGCCTTTATGGGCCCCCTATCTTCCGCTCGCCAACTGGAAATCGTGCGCGGTTACATCAAGAAAGGTATCGAGGAAGGTGCCCGCCTTGTGACTGGCGGCCTCGATTTACCCACCGAGCTGGATAAAGGCTTCTATGTGAAACCCACGGTATTTGCCGACGTTCACAACGATATGGCCATAGCCCGGGAAGAAATCTTTGGCCCGGTGACCTGCCTGATTCCCTACAAAGATATGGATGAAGCCGTCGCCATTGCCAATGACACCGAATACGGTCTGTCCAGTGGCGTATGGGCTAAAGACGCCGAAAGCGCCATGCCTATCGTTCGTCGCATTGAAGCGGGCCTTTGCTTTGTCAACGGCGGTGAGTTTAACTACGACGCCCCCTTCGGCGGCTACAAGCGCTCCGGCAACGGACGCGAGTTTGGTGAGGCCGGTCTCGGTGAGTTTATCGAACTGAAATCCGTGCAGCTTCCCGCATAA